One Mercenaria mercenaria strain notata chromosome 12, MADL_Memer_1, whole genome shotgun sequence DNA segment encodes these proteins:
- the LOC123535349 gene encoding vitamin D3 receptor-like, translated as MENRKNVKAYPVPKPSYCLSPEDTNSSPETDTFRQTATFAMHEKDTEAAMPQYSLDLQTFVLPSTPEDLLSVGSGHGGPFLFEDIIAESSAPNNISTGTSSLHCPADFDESFPLDSHLQPLSSHPCLQTNQADELTVIQLKAFDSQNQTYLSDETIKAPKTVRYSETSIHHESETSDQNEYGISAARGVTLAFEQTNSASVVTMSAVSSDVPGNDLSTNSQVESKASNPLKFPPCVICNGKASGSHYGAITCEACKGFFMRYLQKKKEFKCTKGGKCEISSGKKGNCSGCRLKKCLALGMSKEMSKVGRYTLTKRTEAIINMKRLEGNVASDSVSDECDVLPVETGCDATSCNLETDLIMRHLLQNTKTSNMSNGFNDMLVVELIQAMEDLEPYGPNVKTKEQIRELHKHQSERYKLKTELFGKMNSVSKDEYNKLYTEFSIDIDGRMADMKIECEDMEDGVARYCNFAKHIPKFQSLPVLDQSNLLKSLMFDFSIIVALDSYNDELRTFITKNGQGYHFDEMADREFSAKLMSLMKDVFCRLQKLDLSKAETALLAALTLVSTDRCKLQHRALVEKIQLAITELLQQEIKKKQKQAARSRFTKIIDSLTYMREMSELYTKEHNLLCKDEVLIQEFPFFEDFVIEEKI; from the coding sequence atggaaaatagaaaaaacgttAAGGCATATCCAGTGCCAAAACCATCTTATTGTTTAAGCCCAGAAGATACAAATTCAAGCCCAGAGACAGACACTTTTAGACAAACCGCAACTTTTGCCATGCATGAGAAGGATACAGAAGCTGCCATGCCACAGTACAGCTTAGACCTTCAAACCTTTGTGTTACCGTCGACTCCAGAAGATTTACTTAGCGTAGGGTCAGGGCATGGTGGACCATTCTTGTTTGAAGATATTATTGCAGAATCAAGTGCACCTAATAATATATCTACTGGCACGAGCAGCTTGCATTGTCCAGCAGATTTTGATGAGTCTTTTCCTCTTGATTCTCACCTACAACCACTGTCATCACACCCTTGTTTGCAGACTAATCAAGCTGACGAACTAACTGTTATACAACTTAAAGCATTTGATTCCCAGAATCAGACATATCTATCCGATGAAACCATCAAAGCACCAAAGACGGTAAGATATTCTGAAACAAGCATTCATCATGAAAGTGAAACATCTGATCAAAATGAATATGGAATCAGTGCAGCAAGAGGTGTTACTCTAGCTTTTGAACAGACAAATAGTGCGTCAGTTGTAACTATGTCAGCAGTGTCCTCAGACGTACCAGGGAATGATCTAAGCACTAATTCACAAGTTGAAAGTAAGGCCAGCAATCCGTTAAAATTCCCTCCATGTGTTATTTGCAATGGTAAAGCGTCAGGTTCACACTACGGTGCGATAACATGTGAAGCTTGTAAAGGGTTCTTCATGCGTTACcttcaaaagaaaaaagaattcaaATGTACTAAGGGaggaaaatgtgaaatttctAGTGGTAAAAAGGGGAACTGTTCAGGATGTAGGTTAAAGAAATGCCTTGCTCTTGGAATGTCAAAGGAGATGTCGAAGGTAGGAAGATACACTCTAACGAAAAGGACAGAAGCAATTATTAACATGAAACGACTAGAAGGAAATGTAGCATCTGATTCAGTTTCAGACGAATGTGATGTGCTTCCTGTTGAAACTGGGTGCGATGCAACCAGTTGCAATCTAGAAACAGATTTAATCATGCGGCATCTTTTACAGAATACAAAAACATCAAACATGTCTAATGGCTTCAATGATATGCTCGTTGTAGAACTTATTCAAGCAATGGAAGATTTAGAACCTTACGGCCCAAATGTAAAGACAAAGGAACAAATCAGAGAACTGCACAAACATCAATCTGAAAGGTATAAGCTAAAAACTGAACTCTTTGGTAAAATGAACAGTGTGTCTAAGGatgaatataataaattatatacagAATTTAGCATTGATATAGATGGTCGGATGGCTGATATGAAAATAGAATGTGAAGATATGGAAGATGGTGTAGCGCGTTACTGTAACTTTGCAAAGCACATTCCAAAATTCCAAAGTCTCCCCGTGCTTGACCAGTCAAACTTACTAAAATCTTTGATGTTTGATTTTTCTATCATAGTCGCGCTCGATTCCTACAACGATGAACTTCGGACATTCATAACTAAAAATGGACAAGGCTATCACTTTGACGAGATGGCTGATAGagaattttctgcaaaattaatGTCATTGATGAAAGATGTGTTTTGTCGCCTGCAAAAGCTGGATCTGAGCAAAGCAGAAACTGCATTGCTAGCTGCTTTAACTTTGGTCTCAACTGATCGATGCAAGCTGCAACATCGGGCTCTTGTAGAAAAGATACAGTTGGCTATTACAGAATTGCTTCAACAGGagataaagaaaaagcaaaaacaagCAGCTCGGAGCAGATTCACAAAGATTATTGACTCTTTAACATATATGCGAGAGATGTCTGAACTTTATACAAAAGAACACAATTTGTTGTGTAAAGATGAAGTGTTGATTCAAGAATTCCCATTTTTTGAAGACTTTGttattgaagaaaaaatttaa
- the LOC123533974 gene encoding vitamin D3 receptor-like: MDNGKNVVKACSVLKASHCLSPEDTNHDFGQNSTVFAMYEKDTEATMPLSSLDLLTIVLPPTPEDSLIVGLGHDEEFLFEDIIAESSTPGSIPSILNCRADLDLYFPVDIDTMLLSHPSSQTKQADEQTVVQVRTIDSQTQTFLPEEVTKAQQTVSFPETNVHNESEIYYQNECTDSAAGDISLEQRAFDVTMSTKPSHVLRNDLSSKSHVKSKVSNSLKFPPCVICNGKASGSHYGAITCEACKGFFRRYLQKKKEFKCTKGGKCEISSGKKGNCSGCRLKKCLALGMSKGMSKLGRYTLAKRTEAIINMKRLEGNEAHDSVTDESGVVVETGSDANSCNSETHVIMRHLLQNTKTSKISGGFNDMLVAELVQAMEDLEPYGPNVKTKEQINEQHKHQAERYRLKTELFGKMNRIPKDEYNKLYKEFGIDIDGRMADMKIEYEDIEDDTARYCNFAKHIPEFHNLPLLDQSNLLKALMADFFTVVMVDAYNDELRTIISKNGHGYHFDEMADREYSAKLLTLFRGVCCRLQKLDLSKAETALLGALTLVSTDRCKLQNRALVEKIQLAITELLQQEIKKKHKQAARSRFTKIIDTLTYMREMSDVFTKENNVLCQDEVLIQEFPFLVDFIIEEN, translated from the coding sequence ATGGATAATGGAAAAAACGTTGTTAAGGCATGTTCGGTGCTTAAAGCTTCACATTGTTTGAGCCCAGAAGACACAAATCACGATTTTGGACAAAATTCAACAGTTTTTGCCATGTATGAGAAGGATACAGAAGCTACCATGCCATTGTCCAGCTTAGACCTTTTGACCATTGTGTTACCGCCGACTCCAGAAGATTCACTTATTGTAGGGTTAGGGCATGATGAAGAATTCTTGTTCGAAGACATCATTGCAGAATCAAGTACACCTGGTAGTATACCAAGCATCTTGAATTGTCGAGCAGATTTAGATTTGTATTTTCCTGTTGACATCGACACAATGCTTTTATCACATCCTAGTTCGCAGACTAAGCAAGCTGACGAGCAAACTGTTGTACAGGTCAGAACGATTGATTCGCAGACCCAGACCTTCTTGCCCGAAGAGGTCACCAAAGCACAACAGACAGTAAGTTTTCCTGAAACAAACGTTCATAATGAAAGtgaaatttattatcaaaatgaaTGTACAGACAGTGCAGCAGGAGATATTAGTCTGGAGCAAAGGGCTTTTGATGTAACTATGTCAACAAAGCCTTCACATGTACTACGGAATGACCTGAGCAGTAAATCACATGTAAAGAGTAAAGTTAGCAATTCGTTAAAATTCCCACCTTGTGTAATCTGCAACGGCAAAGCGTCAGGTTCACACTACGGTGCGATAACATGTGAAGCATGTAAAGGGTTCTTCAGGCGTTACcttcaaaagaaaaaagaattcaaATGTACTAAGGGaggaaaatgtgaaatttctAGTGGTAAAAAGGGGAACTGTTCAGGATGTAGGTTAAAGAAATGCCTTGCTCTTGGAATGTCAAAGGGGATGTCTAAGTTAGGAAGGTACACTCTTGCAAAAAGGACAGAAGCAATTATCAACATGAAACGACTAGAAGGAAATGAAGCACATGATTCAGTTACAGACGAAAGTGGTGTGGTTGTTGAAACTGGAAGCGATGCAAACAGCTGTAATTCAGAAACACATGTGATAATGCGACATCTTTTACAGAatacaaaaacatcaaaaatttcTGGTGGCTTCAATGATATGCTCGTTGCTGAACTTGTTCAAGCAATGGAAGATTTAGAACCCTACGGCCCAAATGTAAAGACAAAGGAACAAATCAATGAACAGCACAAACATCAAGCTGAAAGGTATAGGCTAAAAACTGAACTCTTTGGTAAAATGAACAGGATACCTAAGGATGAATATAATAAATTGTATAAGGAATTTGGTATTGATATAGATGGTAGGATGGCTGATATGAAAATAGAATATGAAGATATTGAAGATGATACGGCACGTTATTGTAACTTTGCAAAGCACATTCCAGAATTTCACAATCTCCCTTTGCTTGACCAGTCAAATTTATTGAAAGCTTTGATGGCGGATTTTTTCACTGTTGTCATGGTTGATGCTTACAATGACGAACTTCGGACAATTATAAGTAAAAATGGACATGGCTATCATTTTGACGAGATGGCAGATAGAGAATATTCTGCAAAACTGCTGACACTCTTCAGGGGTGTGTGTTGTCGCCTGCAAAAGCTGGATCTTAGCAAAGCAGAAACTGCATTGCTAGGTGCTTTAACTTTAGTCTCGACTGATCGATGCAAACTGCAAAATCGGGCTCTTGTAGAAAAGATACAGTTGGCTATTACAGAATTGCTTCAACAGgagataaagaaaaagcacaAGCAAGCAGCTCGGAGCAGATTCACAAAGATTATCGACACTTTAACATACATGCGAGAGATGTCTGACGTTTTTACGAAGGAAAACAATGTGTTGTGTCAAGATGAAGTTTTGATTCAAGAATTTCCATTTTTAGTAGACTTTattattgaagaaaattaa